The following coding sequences lie in one Arachis stenosperma cultivar V10309 chromosome 5, arast.V10309.gnm1.PFL2, whole genome shotgun sequence genomic window:
- the LOC130981031 gene encoding uncharacterized protein LOC130981031, which translates to MNKDCSTLIQTQFPAKRKDPGSFHVPCAIGETNFDRALCDLGASINLIPLSLVKRLQINEILPTDVVIRLADTIQKQAVGVVENVLLKVGKYFLPTDFVILDMEESHLHPIILGRPFLATARALIDVEKGELILRIHDEQLSFSVFELSLEKDEEDKEPSKVHHEILKEEASTEAQPAHPEIHWVDGQGQQQVPQVKEKLEEPKPPEVCEDINKSSSKKVATRSKKTAPGAKKKVPRGWRNKKIPTEDFSPGDKVISAYFTDTPPNLPTVPSQLPKVFTINRVLSMELVEIIDTTNGYKSTARGEDFKHYQPP; encoded by the coding sequence ATGAACAAGGATTGCAGCACCCTCATTCAAACACAATTTCCTGCGAAAAGaaaagacccagggagttttcatGTCCCTTGTGCTATAGGGGAAACAAATTTTGATAGAGCACTTTGCGatttgggagcaagcatcaacttaataccCCTATCCCTGGTAAAAAGGCTGCAGATCAATGAGATACTACCTACAGATGTAGTCATAAGGCTGGCTGACACGATTCAAAAGCAAGCAGTAGGAGTGGTAGAAAATGTGTTGCTCAAAGTTGGAAAATACTTTCTCCCAACAGACTTTGTCATCCTGGACATGGAAGAGAGTCACCTGCACCCAATCATATTGGGGAGACCATTTCTAGCTACTgctagagcactcatagatgtggaGAAAGGGGAGCTAATATTAAGGATCCATGATGAACAACTGAGCTTCAGTGTTTTCGAACTCTCATTGGAAAAAGATGAAGAGGACAAAGAACCGAGCAAAGTGCATCATGAGATACTAAAGGAAGAAGCAAGCACTGAAGCACAACCAGCTCATCCTGAGATTCACTGGGTTGATGGACAAGGCCAGCAGCAAGTGCCACAGGTCAAGGAAAAATTGGAGGAACCTAAGCCACCAGAAGTTTGTGAGGACATTAACAAAAGCTCATCAAAGAAGGTGGCCACCAGGAGTAAGAAAACAGCACCAGGggcaaagaagaaggtaccAAGGGGGTGGCGGAACAAGAAGATTCCTACGGAAGATTTCTCTCCAGGGGATAAAGTAATCTCAGCCTACTTCACAGATACCCCCCCTAATCTCCCCACTGTACCATCTCAGCTACCTAAGGTCTTCACCATCAACAGAGTTCTCTCCATGGAGCTTGTAGAGATCATTGATACAACCAATGGATACAAGTCCACTGCCAGAGGAGAAGACTTCAAGCATTACCAACCACCATAA